In a single window of the Chloroflexota bacterium genome:
- a CDS encoding DUF3179 domain-containing protein: MSRRRALGLLATAGAAAALAACDDTPSTASPTRPAAAARVIVTAPPSPTPSPTATPAPTPTAAPTPTPTAEATPRPALAGTPVPDDRRLSDEQAQSLLDGLLLDPTYPEAQVELVAYMGTTGDERLISVLIEVLRAAQLGAFHPDAWDNARQGLFQLTGEQHESWAEWAEWYARTDLTAVPGFGAWKGRIYSRIDPQFARFFDERAPRSIRFEEIVWGGVRLDGIPPLESAPMVAAESAAYLEPDDVVFGVAINGDYRAYPLRILDWHEMANDVVGGEPVALAYCTLCGAGVLFSRRYRGDVLSIGTSGFLMRSNKLMYDRGTFTLWNQLTGEPVLGPLAADPGRLDVIPIVTTTWDAWRTANPTTAVLSINTGHRRDYSPGAAYGGYFAGPDLMFPAPTADGLAPKDRVFALVLGDSARAYAVADVVQARVLNDTVADQPVVLVALGEELTIDGIDRRRGNVSWSAGAAVRAFERAEREFAPGSEPRTVVDEQGTVWQVTEEALVRPDGAQLARLPGHLAYWLGWSSFHPATTLYGADQG; encoded by the coding sequence GTGTCGCGCCGCCGTGCGCTTGGGCTGCTGGCGACCGCGGGCGCGGCGGCCGCGCTGGCGGCTTGCGACGACACCCCGTCGACAGCCTCGCCGACCAGGCCCGCCGCTGCCGCCAGAGTGATCGTCACCGCGCCTCCATCGCCAACACCCAGCCCCACGGCCACACCCGCGCCGACGCCAACCGCCGCGCCCACGCCCACACCGACCGCCGAGGCCACGCCGCGGCCGGCGCTTGCCGGCACCCCGGTGCCGGACGACCGCCGGCTATCGGACGAGCAGGCGCAATCGCTGCTTGACGGCCTGCTGCTCGACCCGACCTATCCGGAGGCGCAGGTGGAGCTGGTCGCATACATGGGCACGACCGGCGACGAGCGGCTGATTTCGGTGCTCATCGAGGTCCTGCGGGCGGCGCAGCTTGGGGCGTTTCATCCCGACGCGTGGGACAACGCTCGGCAGGGTCTGTTCCAACTCACCGGCGAACAACACGAATCGTGGGCGGAGTGGGCCGAGTGGTACGCCAGGACCGACCTGACCGCCGTGCCGGGATTCGGCGCCTGGAAAGGCCGCATCTACAGCCGCATCGATCCCCAGTTCGCCCGATTCTTCGACGAGCGCGCGCCCCGCAGCATCCGCTTCGAGGAGATCGTCTGGGGCGGCGTGCGCCTGGACGGCATCCCACCGCTGGAGTCGGCCCCGATGGTCGCGGCCGAGAGTGCGGCCTACCTGGAACCCGACGACGTGGTCTTCGGCGTCGCGATCAACGGCGACTATCGCGCCTATCCGCTCCGTATCCTGGACTGGCACGAGATGGCCAACGACGTTGTGGGCGGCGAGCCCGTGGCGCTGGCCTACTGCACCCTCTGCGGCGCGGGCGTGCTGTTCAGCCGGCGCTACCGCGGCGACGTGCTCAGCATCGGCACGTCGGGTTTCCTGATGCGCAGCAACAAGCTGATGTACGACCGCGGCACGTTCACGCTCTGGAATCAGTTGACCGGTGAGCCCGTGCTTGGGCCGCTGGCGGCCGATCCGGGCCGGCTGGATGTCATCCCCATCGTCACGACCACCTGGGACGCCTGGCGCACGGCCAACCCCACGACCGCGGTTCTCAGCATCAACACGGGCCACCGGCGCGACTATTCGCCCGGCGCGGCCTACGGCGGCTACTTCGCCGGCCCCGACCTGATGTTCCCGGCGCCGACGGCGGATGGCCTGGCCCCCAAGGACCGCGTATTCGCGCTCGTGCTGGGGGACTCCGCCCGCGCCTATGCGGTGGCCGACGTGGTCCAGGCCCGGGTGCTCAACGACACCGTCGCCGACCAGCCGGTGGTGCTCGTCGCGCTCGGGGAGGAACTGACGATCGACGGCATCGACCGGCGGCGGGGCAATGTCTCCTGGAGCGCCGGGGCGGCGGTGCGCGCATTCGAGCGCGCCGAGCGGGAATTCGCGCCGGGCAGCGAACCGCGCACGGTCGTCGACGAGCAAGGAACGGTTTGGCAGGTCACCGAAGAGGCGCTGGTGCGCCCCGACGGCGCTCAGCTCGCCCGCCTACCGGGCCACCTGGCCTACTGGCTCGGCTGGTCGTCCTTCCACCCCGCCACGACGCTTTACGGCGCCGATCAGGGTTAG
- a CDS encoding class I SAM-dependent methyltransferase encodes MTVDAKDLPSPEDLHFGHFAAVPEYRQVNRELVQELFRHMPNPFVHVDLATGTGLVPQLLIEEAEKQGFRGTIIGIDRSPKALEIAEATTPRPSNIDLRFVEADARYLERLQGDELPADGADSLSIHDAIHEITDQEGQRQVYSGMAAIAREGALLSSNSTFTTVSMAVANSMRGHGEWKLHFMRLTGARRNDKGGSLPYRRPEDYRKMIEEAGFKVVHELERAIHLTREALKAIARYPAFVEGVAGDLDFPRKFSLAEQSHYLSLAVDKVRYDGLPRIWHEIIGRRRAKP; translated from the coding sequence GTGACTGTCGACGCCAAGGACCTTCCCTCGCCCGAGGACCTGCACTTTGGGCACTTCGCGGCGGTGCCCGAGTATCGCCAAGTCAACCGCGAGCTCGTGCAAGAGCTGTTTCGCCACATGCCGAATCCCTTCGTGCACGTCGACCTGGCCACGGGCACGGGACTCGTGCCGCAGCTCCTGATCGAGGAGGCCGAGAAGCAGGGATTCCGGGGCACGATCATCGGCATCGACCGCAGCCCCAAGGCGCTGGAAATCGCCGAGGCCACCACGCCCCGACCGTCAAACATCGACCTGCGCTTCGTGGAAGCCGACGCGCGCTATCTCGAGCGGCTGCAAGGCGATGAGCTACCCGCCGACGGCGCCGACAGCCTGAGCATTCACGACGCCATCCACGAGATCACCGACCAGGAGGGGCAGCGCCAGGTCTACAGCGGCATGGCGGCCATCGCGCGCGAGGGCGCCCTGCTGTCGTCGAACAGCACGTTCACGACCGTCTCGATGGCAGTGGCGAACTCGATGCGGGGACACGGCGAGTGGAAGCTGCACTTCATGCGACTCACCGGCGCCCGCCGCAACGACAAGGGCGGCTCGCTGCCCTATCGCCGGCCCGAGGACTACCGCAAGATGATCGAGGAGGCGGGATTCAAGGTCGTGCACGAGCTGGAGCGGGCAATCCACCTCACGCGCGAAGCCCTCAAGGCCATCGCCCGCTATCCCGCGTTCGTGGAAGGCGTGGCAGGCGACCTGGACTTTCCGCGCAAATTCAGCCTGGCGGAGCAGAGCCACTACCTGAGCCTGGCCGTCGACAAAGTGCGCTACGACGGCCTGCCGCGCATCTGGCACGAGATCATCGGGCGGAGACGCGCGAAGCCGTAG
- a CDS encoding DEAD/DEAH box helicase — translation MPRLTNAVELSSLVDNFCPTVRDWFVERFGSPTDAQAAGWPAIMSGRDTLLAAPTGSGKTLAAFMAGIDRLVRQAEAGSLEAETSIVYVSPLKALSNDIQRNLEEPLEGIRRRAIAEGQEPPPIRTGLRTGDTPANERQQLVRRPPHILITTPESLYLMVTAQRSRETLRRVTTVIVDEIHALARDRRGSHLALTLARLDHIADARPQRVGLSATQRPIEGIARFLTGVDADAAPRACDVVDLGHQRDLELAIEVPPTDLEAVAPGEQWGEIYDRLAELVTAHRTTLIFVNTRKLSERVAHNLAERLGDEAVASHHGSLSKERRHRVEQRLKSGDLTALVATASLELGIDIGSIDLVCQIGSPRSIATFVQRIGRSGHALGLRPHGRLFPTTRDELIEAAALIRAVRAGRLDRIQVPQAPRDVLAQQIVAESASEDWPEHELFDLMRTAEPFAELARDEFDEIAEMLARGIGEGAGRSAPLIHRDRIHGMVRGRRGARLAAITNGGTIPELGDYQVVAEPDDAVVGSVNEDFAMESMAGDIFLLGSTSWRIRRVEQSTVRVVDAQGAPPTIPFWLGEAPGRTRELSQEVGQLRRDIADGLDDPSRLHARLQQECALSPTAAAQMIDYVRATRDGLGLVPSDQDVVYERFFDDSGGMQLVVHAPFGQRVNRAWGLALRKRFCVRFDFELQAAANDDAILLSLGPQHSFPLEETFRYVTSRNLAKSLRQAILYVPLFPTRWRWNVTRALAVPRQRGGKRVPPFLQRLRSDDLLAAVFPDQVGCQENVTGPLEIPDHPLIEQTVRDCLTEAMALPELVGILEHIESGEIRLHARDTVEPSPMAHEIVSGKPYTYLDDAPIEERRTRAVSLRRALPESARDLGQLDADAIARVAEEAWPDPRNAEEVHDALLSLVAVAEPVVGDWLDWLHELRAAGRALSFSVADTDLWAPAEHVQALRLLYPEASVPDVRLPPRAELPVDDRESARQLLLRGHSEVLGPFTADELAGRTGLPADDVARGLVQLEAGGFVLRGHFTPGLGEEEFCDRRLLARMHRATLDRLRRAIDPVSAQDYMRFLVEWQGLEPAGRFEGRAGLRTAIQRLQGFEAPVAAWESVLLPSRVRDFQPSWLDELCLSGEVAWGRLSQPRPNGHAPITGYTLAATRATPITLVPRRDLPLLLAAARGVDVEAALPPTVGAGGEIHRLLESRGALFFDEIAAALRRLPTDVEEGLRALIGGGWVASDGFHGVRALAGRRRRGGWRRRGGRHALGAAASPPGRWSLLAAAPDSEAMADDLAERVAHVMLGRYGVVFRDLRRREPFTLPWRDVLRALRQLEARGAVRGGRFVTGFVGEQYALPEAVTALRRHRSEAANGRRVRISAVDPLNLTGIVTPGERLPAYPGRSIELIDGLPSLEHDAVAR, via the coding sequence ATGCCGCGGCTGACGAACGCAGTCGAGCTTTCGAGCCTAGTCGACAACTTTTGCCCCACCGTGCGGGACTGGTTCGTCGAGCGGTTTGGCTCGCCGACGGATGCGCAGGCGGCCGGGTGGCCCGCGATCATGAGCGGGCGCGACACGCTGCTGGCGGCGCCGACCGGCTCGGGCAAGACGCTGGCCGCCTTCATGGCCGGGATCGACCGGCTGGTGCGTCAGGCCGAGGCCGGGAGCCTCGAGGCCGAAACCTCGATCGTCTACGTCTCGCCCTTGAAGGCTCTCAGCAACGACATCCAGCGCAACCTGGAAGAGCCGCTGGAGGGCATCCGCCGGCGCGCCATCGCGGAGGGTCAGGAGCCTCCGCCAATCCGGACCGGCCTTCGCACCGGCGACACGCCCGCCAACGAGCGGCAGCAGCTGGTGCGTCGGCCGCCGCACATCCTCATCACCACCCCCGAGTCGCTCTACCTGATGGTCACCGCGCAGCGCAGCCGCGAAACGCTGCGCCGCGTGACCACCGTGATCGTGGACGAGATCCACGCACTGGCGCGGGACCGCCGCGGCTCGCACCTGGCCCTCACGCTGGCGCGGCTGGACCACATTGCCGACGCGCGGCCGCAGCGGGTCGGGCTCTCGGCCACGCAGCGGCCCATAGAGGGGATCGCGCGATTCCTGACCGGCGTCGACGCGGATGCGGCGCCGCGGGCGTGCGATGTCGTGGATCTCGGCCACCAGCGCGACCTCGAACTGGCGATCGAAGTCCCGCCCACCGACCTGGAAGCCGTGGCGCCGGGCGAGCAGTGGGGCGAGATCTACGACCGCCTGGCCGAACTGGTCACCGCGCACCGCACGACGCTGATTTTCGTCAACACGCGCAAGCTGTCGGAGCGGGTGGCGCACAACCTGGCCGAGCGGCTGGGCGACGAGGCGGTGGCCAGCCACCACGGCAGCCTCTCCAAGGAGCGCCGGCACCGGGTCGAGCAGCGGCTCAAGTCCGGCGACCTCACGGCACTGGTGGCCACGGCCTCGCTGGAGCTCGGCATCGACATCGGCAGCATCGACCTGGTGTGCCAGATCGGATCGCCGCGCAGCATTGCGACGTTCGTGCAGCGCATCGGGCGCTCCGGGCACGCCCTGGGCCTGCGCCCCCACGGGCGACTGTTCCCGACGACGCGCGACGAGCTGATCGAGGCCGCGGCGCTGATTCGGGCGGTGCGCGCGGGCCGGCTGGACCGCATTCAGGTGCCCCAGGCGCCGCGCGACGTGCTGGCGCAGCAAATCGTGGCCGAAAGCGCCAGCGAGGACTGGCCGGAACACGAACTGTTCGACCTCATGCGCACCGCCGAGCCCTTCGCGGAGCTGGCGCGGGACGAATTCGATGAGATCGCGGAGATGCTCGCCCGTGGCATCGGCGAAGGCGCCGGCCGGTCCGCGCCGTTGATTCACCGCGATCGCATTCACGGCATGGTGCGGGGACGGCGGGGCGCCCGCCTCGCCGCCATCACCAACGGCGGGACCATCCCCGAGCTGGGCGACTACCAGGTCGTGGCCGAGCCCGACGACGCGGTGGTGGGATCGGTGAACGAGGACTTCGCCATGGAGAGCATGGCGGGCGACATCTTCCTGCTGGGCAGCACGTCGTGGCGCATCCGCCGGGTGGAGCAGAGCACCGTGCGGGTCGTCGACGCCCAGGGAGCGCCGCCCACGATTCCCTTCTGGCTGGGCGAGGCCCCGGGTCGAACGCGTGAGCTTTCGCAAGAAGTCGGCCAGCTGCGCCGAGACATCGCGGACGGCCTGGACGATCCATCTCGCCTGCACGCGCGACTGCAACAGGAATGCGCGCTTTCCCCGACGGCAGCGGCTCAGATGATCGACTACGTCCGCGCCACGCGCGACGGTCTGGGCCTGGTGCCGTCCGACCAGGATGTGGTCTACGAGCGGTTCTTCGACGATTCGGGCGGCATGCAGCTGGTGGTGCACGCGCCGTTCGGCCAGCGTGTCAACCGGGCCTGGGGCCTGGCGCTGCGCAAGCGCTTCTGCGTGCGCTTCGACTTCGAGCTGCAGGCGGCGGCCAACGACGATGCCATCCTGCTGTCGCTCGGTCCGCAGCACTCGTTTCCGCTCGAGGAGACCTTCCGCTACGTCACGTCGCGCAACTTGGCGAAATCGCTCCGGCAAGCCATTCTCTACGTGCCGCTGTTTCCAACCCGCTGGCGCTGGAACGTCACCCGCGCCCTGGCAGTGCCGCGCCAGCGCGGCGGGAAGCGCGTGCCGCCATTTCTGCAGCGCCTCAGATCCGACGATCTGCTCGCCGCCGTGTTCCCCGACCAAGTCGGCTGCCAGGAGAACGTCACGGGGCCGCTCGAGATTCCGGATCATCCCCTGATCGAGCAAACGGTGCGGGATTGCCTCACCGAGGCGATGGCCCTGCCGGAGCTCGTGGGCATCCTGGAGCACATCGAGTCTGGTGAGATCCGGCTGCACGCGCGAGACACCGTGGAGCCCTCGCCCATGGCCCACGAGATCGTGAGCGGCAAGCCCTACACCTACCTCGACGACGCGCCCATCGAGGAACGCCGCACGCGAGCCGTCAGCTTGCGGCGGGCGCTGCCCGAAAGCGCGCGGGATCTGGGCCAGTTGGACGCCGACGCCATCGCACGAGTCGCTGAGGAAGCCTGGCCGGATCCCCGCAATGCGGAGGAGGTGCACGACGCGCTGCTGAGCTTGGTGGCGGTTGCCGAACCGGTCGTCGGCGATTGGCTCGACTGGCTCCACGAGCTGCGCGCGGCCGGCCGGGCACTCAGTTTCTCCGTCGCTGACACGGACCTGTGGGCACCGGCGGAGCACGTGCAGGCCCTGCGGCTGCTGTACCCCGAGGCGTCCGTGCCGGACGTGCGGCTGCCTCCACGCGCCGAGCTTCCGGTCGACGACCGCGAATCGGCCCGTCAGCTCCTGCTTCGGGGCCATTCCGAGGTCCTGGGCCCGTTCACCGCGGACGAGCTCGCCGGGCGCACGGGACTGCCGGCCGACGACGTGGCGCGCGGGTTGGTGCAGCTCGAGGCGGGCGGCTTCGTGCTGCGCGGGCACTTCACGCCGGGTCTGGGCGAGGAAGAGTTTTGCGACCGGCGGCTGCTGGCCCGCATGCACCGGGCCACGCTCGACCGGCTGCGGCGGGCCATCGACCCCGTGTCGGCGCAGGACTACATGCGCTTCCTCGTCGAATGGCAGGGACTCGAGCCCGCCGGTCGGTTCGAGGGCCGCGCGGGCCTGCGCACCGCCATCCAGCGGCTCCAGGGATTCGAGGCCCCGGTGGCCGCTTGGGAGAGCGTGCTGCTTCCGAGCCGTGTGCGGGACTTCCAGCCCAGCTGGCTCGACGAGCTGTGCCTGAGCGGCGAGGTGGCGTGGGGCCGCCTGTCGCAGCCGCGCCCCAATGGCCACGCGCCAATCACGGGCTACACCCTGGCCGCCACGCGCGCGACGCCCATCACCCTTGTCCCGCGTCGGGACCTCCCCCTGCTGCTTGCGGCCGCACGCGGCGTGGATGTCGAAGCGGCCTTGCCCCCAACGGTGGGCGCCGGCGGCGAGATCCATCGGCTGCTCGAATCCCGCGGCGCGCTGTTCTTCGACGAAATCGCCGCGGCCCTCCGGCGTCTGCCGACCGATGTCGAGGAGGGACTGCGGGCCCTCATCGGCGGCGGGTGGGTCGCTTCCGACGGCTTCCACGGCGTGCGCGCGCTGGCCGGTCGGCGCCGCCGTGGTGGCTGGCGACGCCGGGGCGGCCGGCACGCCCTCGGCGCGGCGGCCTCACCACCCGGCCGATGGTCGCTGCTGGCCGCAGCTCCGGACTCCGAAGCCATGGCCGACGACCTGGCCGAGCGCGTGGCGCACGTGATGCTGGGGCGCTACGGCGTAGTCTTCCGCGACTTGCGCCGCCGCGAACCATTCACGCTGCCCTGGCGTGACGTGCTCCGCGCCCTCCGGCAGCTCGAAGCCAGAGGCGCCGTCCGCGGCGGGAGATTCGTGACGGGATTCGTTGGCGAGCAATACGCCCTCCCCGAGGCCGTGACGGCCCTGCGCCGCCACCGCTCCGAGGCGGCGAATGGCCGGCGCGTCCGGATCAGCGCCGTGGACCCGTTGAACCTGACTGGCATCGTGACGCCCGGCGAGCGCCTGCCGGCGTATCCGGGACGCTCGATCGAGCTGATCGACGGCCTGCCTTCCCTGGAGCACGACGCCGTCGCTCGCTGA
- a CDS encoding redoxin domain-containing protein, whose protein sequence is MTDRMRWLGLAGALAAIVAIIAVILVVVQPPQAVSVVPGPDEPTAPETAPTVAQAVPATPQVAAPASWAAPATSQATAPPTPQAAATPEPSGPLAPEFVRVTQWLNSPALSLAELRGRVVLIDVWTFGCYNCRNTLPYLRDWHAKYASEGLQIVGVHTPEFEFEQVEANVREAMIRLNVTWPVAMDNNWGTWRAYQNRYWPRKYLVDQQGRIRFDVIGEGSYAEMERRIRELLTEGGASLDHIPVGGVDEGAAPAQTALFTGDSWDEGRFLAVEGTGEAARLGLRGGWTVESDRVQPDPDVGSTAWDATVVVTSGMANLSAAATSEVPVLVKVTLDGMPVPEPLRGAHVFAGYDGATFVEIGAFGTYGLLRNGDAGPRELRLHTSDAGLSLYTFVFGA, encoded by the coding sequence ATGACGGATCGAATGCGTTGGCTAGGTCTGGCGGGGGCCCTCGCCGCCATCGTGGCGATCATCGCCGTCATCCTTGTCGTGGTGCAGCCGCCGCAGGCCGTCAGCGTGGTTCCCGGACCGGACGAACCGACCGCGCCCGAGACCGCGCCCACGGTGGCGCAGGCCGTACCGGCAACGCCGCAAGTCGCAGCCCCGGCGTCGTGGGCGGCGCCGGCCACATCGCAGGCGACGGCGCCGCCCACGCCCCAGGCAGCGGCAACGCCCGAGCCTTCGGGGCCGCTGGCGCCCGAGTTCGTGCGCGTCACCCAGTGGCTAAACAGCCCGGCGCTGAGCCTGGCCGAGCTGCGCGGCCGGGTGGTGCTGATCGATGTGTGGACCTTTGGCTGCTACAACTGCCGCAACACCCTGCCCTACCTCCGCGACTGGCACGCGAAGTACGCCTCCGAGGGCTTGCAGATCGTCGGGGTGCACACGCCCGAGTTTGAGTTCGAGCAGGTCGAGGCCAACGTGCGCGAGGCCATGATCCGGCTGAACGTGACCTGGCCGGTAGCCATGGACAACAACTGGGGCACCTGGCGCGCCTACCAGAATCGCTATTGGCCGCGTAAATACCTGGTGGATCAGCAGGGCCGAATCCGGTTCGACGTGATCGGTGAAGGGTCCTACGCGGAGATGGAACGCCGCATTCGCGAGCTGCTCACCGAGGGCGGGGCCTCGCTCGACCACATCCCCGTGGGCGGCGTGGACGAAGGCGCCGCGCCTGCGCAGACGGCGCTGTTCACGGGTGACTCGTGGGACGAAGGTCGGTTCCTGGCCGTCGAGGGCACGGGAGAAGCGGCCAGACTCGGGCTGCGCGGTGGCTGGACCGTGGAGTCCGACCGCGTGCAGCCGGACCCGGACGTGGGATCGACCGCTTGGGACGCGACCGTCGTCGTGACATCGGGCATGGCGAACCTTTCCGCGGCGGCGACCTCGGAAGTGCCGGTGCTCGTGAAGGTGACGCTGGACGGGATGCCTGTTCCGGAACCGCTGCGCGGTGCTCACGTCTTCGCGGGGTACGACGGCGCGACGTTTGTCGAGATAGGTGCCTTCGGCACCTATGGACTGCTGCGCAACGGCGACGCCGGACCGCGTGAGCTGCGGCTGCACACCTCCGACGCCGGCCTGTCGCTCTATACCTTCGTTTTCGGTGCGTAG